In Brachyhypopomus gauderio isolate BG-103 chromosome 11, BGAUD_0.2, whole genome shotgun sequence, a single genomic region encodes these proteins:
- the tgfb5 gene encoding transforming growth factor beta-2 proprotein — MWFINLVLLILKLSVWAEGFSTCQSYDLEDHKSKRIEAVRGQILSKLRLRSPPEPASSPAAEPVPVEVMLLYNSTKELLKERVRHAEASCDRESSEEDYYAKEVQRVDMIPPRADTNAINTVPQSPYFRVARFDVTGVERNSSTLVKAEFRIYRVQNTRARATEQRVEIYQILKSDDLTAPSQRYIDSRTVQPQAKGAWLSVDVTDTVKEWLAFEEKNLGLKLGVHCPCCTFIPSTNNIVLNKSEELEARFAGIDDDLVRQNRRPALMKGQVEFSTKTPHLILTLLPTDRLENPNKKTRKRRAAGDTTTCSRNTEQGCCLRSLYIDFRRDLNWKWIHEPKGYRANFCAGNCPYLWSADNHYNMILPLYNKMNPEASASPCCVPQGLEPLTIVYFLGRTPRVEQLSNMVVKSCKCR, encoded by the exons ATGTGGTTCATCAATCTGGTGCTGCTGATCCTGAAGTTATCGGTCTGGGCGGAGGGCTTTTCCACTTGTCAGTCTTACGACTTGGAAGATCACAAATCTAAAAGGATAGAGGCGGTGCGAGGACAGATTCTCAGCAAACTGCGCCTTCGCTCGCCACCGGAGCCTGCGTCCAGCCCTGCGGCCGAGCCGGTGCCCGTGGAGGTGATGTTACTGTACAACAGCACCAAGGAGCTGCTGAAGGAGCGCGTGCGCCACGCCGAGGCCTCGTGCGACCGGGAGAGCAGCGAGGAGGATTATTACGCCaaggaggtgcagcgcgtggACATGATTCCTCCGCGCGCGGACACTA ATGCAATAAACACGGTGCCCCAGAGTCCTTACTTCAGAGTAGCGAGGTTCGACGTCACCGGTGTAGAAAGAAATTCAAGTACACTTGTCAAAGCGGAATTTCGCATCTACAGAGTCCAAAACACCCGGGCGCGAGCCACAGAACAACGAGTGGAAATATACCAG ATTCTAAAATCTGATGACCTTACAGCTCCCTCTCAGAGGTACATCGATTCCAGAACAGTACAGCCCCAAGCAAAAGGGGCGTGGCTGTCTGTTGATGTCACAGATACAGTGAAAGAGTGGCTGGCGTTTGAAG AGAAGAACCTGGGGCTGAAGCTCGGTGTTCATTGTCCATGCTGCACATTCATTCCATCTACCAACAACATCGTGCTGAACAAGAGTGAGGAGCTGGAAGCTCGATTTGCAG GTATTGACGATGACCTCGTTCGCCAGAACAGACGGCCGGCTCTGATGAAAGGCCAGGTGGAGTTTAGTACTAAAACTCCACACCTCATACTAACGCTGTTACCCACCGACCGCCTGGAGAACCCTAACAAAAAGACCCGCAAGAGGAGGGCAGCCGGTGACACTACAACATGCTCGAG GAACACAGAGCAAGGCTGCTGTTTGAGGTCTCTTTACATCGACTTCCGTCGGGACCTAAACTGGAAATGGATCCATGAGCCAAAAGGATACAGAGCAAATTTCTGTGCAGGGAACTGTCCTTACTTGTGGAGCGCAGACAATCACTACAACATG ATTCTGCCACTCTATAACAAAATGAATCCCGAGGCTTCGGCGTCCCCCTGCTGTGTGCCCCAGGGCCTGGAGCCACTCACTATTGTTTACTTCCTGGGTCGGACACCCCGGGTGGAGCAGCTTTCCAACATGGTCGTCAAATCCTGTAAATGTCGCTGA